Proteins encoded by one window of Methanocalculus alkaliphilus:
- the map gene encoding type II methionyl aminopeptidase codes for MNDEIIEQYREAGRLAKRILADGAGQITPGVLLSDIADSVCSMVADAGAGIAFPPNISINEAAAHDTAGPGDERIFQEGDLVKLDIGIHIDGYIADTAVSIDLGDHGNLIEASRAALDTAISLARPGTSAGEIGAAVQETITMRGYRPVANLTGHGLARFSLHAAPSIPNIGSSGGPLLKEGMVIAIEPFASTGSGRVSEGNRCEIFSQIAVKPVRPPAARRILEEIRDRRGLPFARRWLTTSRADLALTTLIRQGIIRPYPVLQDIPGSLVSQAEHTIIVTEDGCIVTTR; via the coding sequence ATGAATGATGAAATAATTGAACAGTACCGCGAAGCTGGCCGCCTTGCAAAGAGAATACTTGCTGATGGGGCAGGACAGATCACCCCCGGAGTACTCCTCTCGGACATTGCAGACTCGGTCTGTTCAATGGTCGCAGATGCCGGGGCGGGGATAGCATTCCCGCCGAATATCTCCATCAATGAAGCAGCGGCACATGATACAGCCGGACCAGGTGATGAGCGAATCTTCCAGGAAGGGGATCTCGTTAAACTTGATATTGGCATCCATATTGATGGATATATTGCAGATACAGCAGTCTCCATCGATCTTGGAGACCATGGGAATCTTATCGAGGCATCGCGCGCCGCCCTCGATACCGCAATCTCCCTTGCCCGGCCAGGGACATCTGCCGGGGAGATAGGAGCGGCCGTCCAGGAGACGATCACCATGCGGGGATACCGCCCGGTCGCCAACCTGACCGGCCATGGTCTTGCCCGGTTCTCCCTCCATGCCGCCCCGTCAATTCCAAATATCGGATCATCCGGGGGACCTCTCCTCAAGGAAGGAATGGTCATCGCAATCGAGCCGTTTGCATCCACCGGCTCAGGGCGGGTGAGTGAGGGGAACAGGTGCGAGATCTTTTCGCAGATAGCGGTAAAGCCGGTCCGCCCTCCGGCTGCACGGCGCATCCTTGAAGAGATCAGGGATCGCCGCGGTCTGCCGTTTGCCAGGCGATGGCTGACAACCAGCCGGGCTGATCTCGCCCTCACCACCCTTATCCGGCAGGGCATCATCAGGCCATACCCTGTTCTCCAGGATATTCCCGGCTCCCTTGTATCCCAGGCTGAACATACGATCATCGTGACCGAAGACGGGTGTATCGTCACTACCCGGTGA
- a CDS encoding ATP-binding protein: MADHTTLRLMELLLTAEIVNHEISLGIPDLTPQHREAFGVGKNGSELNRPFIISNSTARRVLGVEDADQLVRTNPFVGFDDFGKRLSITTLDGAARWFLDKGGRPMAEVNPALAYYYEKAGISGITYDAAREKNPLYEDSRAFLEKRIEPIAAESEEMKEALGLVTFRAPEEIEESLEVFVATSEQLEVIEKIKVALKNREYLRKHQIYQIGRLLFLGPPGTGKTSFALSLAKVLHMPILEVRLSMITSQYLGETSKNIDRIFEIARKLSPCILFIDEFDYVARTRDSDDHGAMKRAVNTLLMSIDHVSLIRSGVLFIGATNHPGILDEAVWRRFDEVLPFSLPDAGMREKILGAITRDIDISMDLTTLALRTEGFSGADLRLMVKEAVMVGLIDGREEITGVDIEQGMLLVDRRNALRKGGLVVS, encoded by the coding sequence ATGGCAGACCACACCACCCTCCGGCTCATGGAGCTTCTCCTCACTGCGGAGATTGTCAACCATGAGATATCACTTGGCATCCCTGATCTCACCCCTCAGCACCGGGAGGCATTCGGAGTTGGTAAAAATGGTTCTGAACTGAACCGGCCCTTTATCATCAGTAACAGTACCGCCAGGCGGGTTCTGGGAGTCGAAGATGCAGATCAGCTCGTGCGTACAAATCCATTCGTCGGATTCGACGACTTTGGAAAGCGCCTCTCGATCACCACTCTCGACGGTGCGGCCCGGTGGTTCCTTGACAAGGGTGGAAGACCCATGGCAGAAGTCAATCCGGCCCTCGCCTATTATTACGAGAAGGCAGGTATCAGCGGTATCACCTATGATGCTGCACGGGAGAAGAACCCGCTGTATGAGGACAGCCGGGCTTTCCTTGAGAAGAGAATCGAGCCCATCGCTGCGGAATCTGAAGAGATGAAAGAGGCGCTTGGGCTGGTGACATTCCGCGCGCCCGAGGAGATTGAGGAGTCGCTTGAGGTATTTGTCGCAACATCCGAACAGCTTGAAGTGATCGAAAAGATCAAGGTTGCTCTCAAAAACAGGGAGTACCTCAGAAAACATCAGATCTACCAGATCGGGCGGCTTCTCTTCCTTGGACCACCAGGTACCGGGAAGACCTCGTTTGCCCTCTCGCTTGCCAAAGTTCTCCACATGCCGATCCTGGAGGTCAGGCTCTCCATGATCACCTCACAGTACCTGGGAGAGACCTCAAAGAATATCGACCGCATCTTTGAGATCGCAAGGAAGCTCTCCCCCTGTATCCTCTTCATTGACGAGTTCGATTACGTGGCACGAACCAGGGACTCGGATGATCATGGGGCGATGAAGCGTGCAGTCAATACCCTTCTGATGAGTATCGATCATGTCAGCCTTATCCGATCAGGAGTGCTTTTTATCGGAGCAACAAACCATCCGGGAATTCTTGATGAGGCGGTATGGAGACGATTTGACGAGGTGCTCCCATTCTCCCTCCCGGATGCGGGAATGAGAGAGAAGATTCTTGGGGCGATCACACGGGATATTGATATCTCCATGGATCTCACAACCCTGGCACTCAGAACGGAGGGATTTTCTGGTGCGGATCTCAGGCTGATGGTAAAAGAAGCCGTAATGGTCGGTCTGATCGATGGAAGGGAGGAGATCACCGGGGTGGATATCGAGCAGGGGATGCTCCTTGTTGACCGGAGAAATGCATTGCGGAAAGGCGGACTGGTCGTTTCATGA
- a CDS encoding MBL fold metallo-hydrolase, giving the protein MKITLLGTGDAIGTPKIGCSCENCSTAWSEGRERLRTSVLIENEGKHLIIDTSPDMRVQLLRTGSPHIDAGIWTHGHYDHFMGFGDFYRIQHPPPMYAAPEVLEYCGGIFSFLPSPRHPVMPYTPFSLFGLAITLFPVSHPGAPTYGVRVESEGGIFVHSSDTNRDIPAESLACMEGADLLLLDALAPPGISIGKHMNFDDAIELAEELKPKTFRCVHMSHMISWDMPHSGSDMETFTF; this is encoded by the coding sequence ATGAAGATCACCCTCCTTGGAACAGGGGATGCAATCGGGACTCCGAAGATTGGGTGTTCCTGCGAAAACTGCAGTACAGCATGGAGTGAGGGGAGAGAGCGGCTCAGGACATCCGTCCTCATCGAAAATGAGGGGAAACACCTGATCATCGATACGTCGCCGGATATGCGGGTGCAGCTCCTCAGAACCGGATCACCCCATATCGATGCAGGCATCTGGACGCATGGACACTATGATCACTTCATGGGATTTGGAGACTTCTACCGGATCCAGCACCCTCCTCCGATGTATGCTGCCCCGGAAGTCCTTGAGTATTGCGGCGGTATCTTCTCTTTCCTCCCCTCTCCCCGACATCCGGTTATGCCATACACCCCGTTCTCCCTCTTTGGCCTTGCAATAACGCTCTTCCCGGTCTCCCACCCCGGTGCTCCGACCTATGGAGTCAGGGTAGAGTCAGAGGGCGGGATCTTTGTTCATTCATCTGATACGAACAGGGATATCCCTGCAGAGAGCCTCGCCTGCATGGAGGGGGCCGACCTGCTCCTTCTTGACGCACTCGCCCCGCCGGGCATCAGTATCGGGAAACATATGAATTTTGACGATGCCATAGAGCTCGCAGAAGAGCTAAAGCCAAAAACGTTCCGATGTGTCCATATGAGCCATATGATCTCCTGGGATATGCCACACAGCGGATCGGATATGGAGACCTTCACCTTTTGA
- a CDS encoding DNA-directed RNA polymerase subunit L, which yields MHLKILELEKNKVRMVLVRENHTFMNLLADEILRDPAVNVAKYVIEYQFSDPELLVTTDGSKDPITAIREACDRISRSCNELITQVGSA from the coding sequence ATGCACCTGAAAATCCTGGAGCTTGAAAAAAATAAAGTCAGAATGGTGCTCGTCAGAGAGAATCACACCTTCATGAACCTTCTTGCCGATGAGATCCTCAGGGATCCGGCAGTCAATGTTGCCAAATATGTAATTGAGTATCAGTTCTCTGACCCCGAGCTTCTGGTGACCACCGATGGAAGCAAGGATCCAATCACTGCCATCAGAGAGGCATGCGATCGGATCAGCAGATCATGTAATGAGCTGATCACCCAGGTAGGATCTGCCTGA
- a CDS encoding translation initiation factor IF-2 subunit beta, translated as MVDSYEELLKRAYTDITEPTETGERFVVPQVKSYLEGKTTVLENFSEIVGTLSRDPDHLMKFMLGELGTAGKIDGSRAIFNGKFETDVLTAIVKNYIDDFVICTECGRPDTRLVKDDRIMMLRCDACGSHRPVRKRRARTEVKGTSLEEGMELDVDIESVSRRGDGVAKHGKYILYVTGGKPGQKLKVKITKISGQVAFTQRL; from the coding sequence ATGGTCGATTCGTACGAGGAATTATTAAAGAGGGCGTACACCGACATCACCGAACCGACGGAGACGGGGGAGCGTTTCGTCGTGCCGCAGGTGAAGTCGTACCTTGAGGGGAAAACAACTGTTCTTGAGAACTTTTCAGAGATAGTTGGGACACTCAGCAGGGATCCCGATCATCTGATGAAGTTCATGCTCGGTGAACTCGGGACTGCCGGGAAGATCGATGGCAGCCGGGCAATCTTCAATGGAAAATTTGAGACCGATGTACTCACTGCAATCGTGAAGAACTACATCGATGACTTCGTCATCTGTACAGAATGCGGCAGGCCGGACACCCGGCTCGTCAAGGATGATCGGATCATGATGCTCAGGTGTGATGCCTGCGGAAGCCATCGTCCGGTGAGGAAGCGCAGGGCACGGACCGAGGTGAAGGGGACGAGCCTTGAAGAGGGGATGGAGCTTGATGTGGATATCGAGTCGGTCAGCCGCCGTGGAGACGGAGTTGCCAAACATGGAAAATATATCCTCTATGTGACCGGTGGAAAACCAGGACAGAAGCTGAAGGTCAAGATAACCAAGATATCAGGGCAGGTCGCATTCACCCAGCGGCTCTGA
- the purL gene encoding phosphoribosylformylglycinamidine synthase subunit PurL, with protein MLSSEDHMAICSQLGRDITPLEAAAFENLWSEHCSYRSTKALLRTLPTDGKNVIIGPGDDAAIVSFSEKVALAIGMESHNHPSYVDPYDGAATGVGGIVRDIISMGAKPIALMDPLCFGTLDSEKTKSLFEHVVSGIGDYGNCIGVPVVRGDLIFDESYRGNPLVNVVAVGMLDPENVITGRVKTPGNRLILYGARTGRDGLGGASFASRDLSEDAEAEDRPSVQVGDPYIEKLLIDATMAMCSTGKIRACRDLGAAGFAGASSEMSSTLGARIIADNVPLRESGMNEVEIMLAESQERMLAEVAPEDVELIGSIAEKYDLAWADVGEVIAEPRYIVEFKGAVVCDLPIDLLVGGAPACDRGMQPYSLEKPFTRPDEDIRTLCLKVLAHPECAAKDWVFSQYDHDVQLRTVSLGPDAACIRLDGDGLYLTCGCNPRHIHLRPRDGTANAVLENVSNLACYGAEPICTVDCLNFASPVHPEINWQIAESIAGMGEMCRLLDAPIVGGNVSLYNESDEFDTQIKPTPMLGMIGKGEVIRRTPPKDGTILALIGTTKPEFGGSILDCITGCGGDAPEAGDPAIVVSIRNMVRSGGFAAVTDLSRGGLLTALAKIAPRCSVEIRGDPIGALFSESYARFLVAVNDRTILRDLPHTILGTVGGDALTILAGDETIRLTDEDLARSASTIGDLMRID; from the coding sequence ATGCTATCCTCCGAAGACCACATGGCCATCTGCTCACAACTCGGCAGGGATATAACACCTCTTGAGGCTGCTGCCTTTGAGAATCTCTGGAGTGAACACTGCAGCTACCGATCCACAAAAGCCCTCCTCAGAACCCTCCCGACCGATGGGAAGAATGTCATCATCGGACCGGGAGATGATGCGGCGATCGTCTCCTTCTCAGAGAAGGTCGCGCTTGCAATCGGGATGGAGAGCCATAATCATCCAAGCTACGTCGATCCATACGATGGTGCTGCCACCGGTGTCGGCGGGATCGTCCGCGATATCATCTCAATGGGCGCAAAGCCGATCGCCCTGATGGATCCCCTATGTTTTGGCACCCTCGATTCAGAGAAGACGAAGAGTCTTTTTGAGCATGTTGTATCCGGCATCGGAGATTACGGCAACTGTATCGGTGTTCCGGTTGTCAGGGGAGATCTCATCTTTGACGAGAGTTACCGGGGCAATCCCCTCGTCAACGTCGTCGCCGTGGGAATGCTTGATCCAGAGAACGTGATAACCGGCCGCGTCAAGACCCCGGGGAACCGTCTGATCCTCTATGGAGCCAGAACAGGCAGAGACGGGCTTGGCGGCGCATCCTTTGCATCCCGTGATCTCTCAGAGGATGCCGAGGCGGAAGACCGCCCCAGCGTCCAGGTCGGCGACCCCTATATCGAGAAACTCCTCATCGATGCGACCATGGCGATGTGCAGCACCGGAAAGATCCGTGCATGCAGGGATCTTGGGGCTGCCGGATTCGCCGGTGCATCAAGTGAGATGTCCAGCACCCTGGGTGCACGAATTATTGCTGACAATGTTCCACTTCGGGAATCCGGGATGAACGAGGTGGAGATCATGCTCGCAGAATCACAGGAGCGGATGCTTGCAGAGGTCGCCCCCGAGGATGTCGAACTGATCGGTTCGATCGCTGAAAAGTACGATCTCGCCTGGGCGGATGTCGGAGAGGTGATAGCCGAGCCCAGATATATCGTCGAGTTCAAGGGTGCGGTCGTCTGCGATCTCCCGATCGATCTCCTCGTCGGGGGTGCTCCGGCATGCGACCGCGGGATGCAGCCATATTCACTCGAGAAGCCATTCACCCGTCCGGATGAGGATATCAGAACCCTCTGCCTGAAGGTACTCGCTCACCCCGAGTGTGCTGCAAAGGACTGGGTATTCTCCCAGTATGATCATGATGTCCAGCTCAGAACCGTCTCTCTCGGCCCGGATGCAGCATGTATCCGGCTTGATGGAGACGGGCTCTACCTCACCTGCGGATGCAATCCACGCCATATCCACCTCCGTCCCCGTGACGGAACAGCAAATGCGGTGCTTGAGAATGTCTCTAACCTTGCCTGTTATGGGGCAGAGCCGATCTGCACCGTTGACTGCCTCAATTTCGCAAGCCCTGTCCACCCTGAGATTAACTGGCAGATTGCAGAGTCGATTGCGGGAATGGGGGAGATGTGCCGGCTTCTTGATGCTCCGATCGTCGGGGGCAATGTCTCATTGTATAATGAGAGTGATGAGTTTGACACCCAGATCAAGCCAACCCCGATGCTTGGGATGATCGGAAAAGGTGAGGTGATCAGACGAACACCTCCAAAAGATGGAACGATCCTTGCCCTCATCGGGACGACAAAGCCGGAGTTTGGCGGCTCGATCCTCGACTGCATCACCGGATGCGGCGGCGATGCCCCGGAGGCCGGCGATCCCGCAATCGTCGTCTCAATCCGGAATATGGTCCGGTCGGGCGGGTTTGCGGCAGTGACCGATCTCTCCAGGGGCGGCCTCCTCACCGCACTGGCAAAGATCGCACCGCGTTGCAGCGTTGAGATCAGGGGAGATCCGATCGGGGCCCTCTTCTCCGAATCCTATGCACGTTTCCTTGTCGCCGTCAATGACAGAACAATCCTCAGGGATCTCCCCCATACCATCCTTGGAACGGTTGGTGGAGACGCCCTCACAATCCTCGCAGGGGATGAAACGATACGGCTGACAGATGAGGATCTGGCCAGGTCCGCCTCGACGATTGGGGATCTGATGAGGATCGATTAG
- a CDS encoding flavodoxin family protein: MRSICIYHSETGTTHAVMNEVVRSIASESLRVRDLAGYSKATMFLLGAPRALLGAHARIEPSSFDLDGYDLVIIGSPVWASRPTPVVNAIFSSLKHASGKKVVLVCTSGGSPGYTLKIMDERARSLGMEVLGRFHIAHSMQGGRDDEEQNALKELLWDIARS, from the coding sequence ATGCGCTCCATTTGTATCTATCACAGCGAGACGGGTACTACGCATGCGGTGATGAACGAGGTTGTCCGGTCCATCGCTTCCGAATCTCTCAGGGTCCGGGATCTGGCAGGGTATTCTAAAGCGACGATGTTTCTTCTCGGCGCTCCGCGTGCACTTCTCGGTGCTCATGCCAGGATTGAGCCCTCGTCGTTCGATCTGGATGGATATGATCTTGTCATCATCGGGTCACCCGTCTGGGCATCCCGGCCGACTCCGGTGGTCAATGCGATATTCTCTTCGCTAAAGCATGCATCCGGCAAAAAAGTGGTTCTTGTCTGTACATCCGGCGGCTCTCCCGGTTATACCCTGAAGATAATGGATGAGCGTGCCCGGTCTCTTGGCATGGAGGTTCTCGGGAGGTTCCATATCGCCCACTCAATGCAGGGGGGGAGGGATGATGAGGAGCAGAACGCCCTCAAAGAACTCCTCTGGGATATTGCACGATCCTAA
- the ilvC gene encoding ketol-acid reductoisomerase: MVQKYYDADADLSYLKGKKIAVIGYGSQGRGQALNLRDSGLDVIIGLRPGKSWDEAKKDNFEVFSVSDAVKIADLVQILLPDEAQGPVFRSEIGPFLRDGASLVFSHGFNIHYGQIVPPEGVDVFMVAPKGPGFMVRRTYTEGNGVPALIAVYQDVSGNARNLALAYAKGIGSARAMILETTFREETETDLFGEQAVLCGGITSLIREGYETLVDAGYSPEMAYLEVLHETKLIVDLIYEGGFTKMRRYISNTAQYGDLTRGPRVIGPESRMAMEEILCEIQNGTFAKEWILENMVNRPVFNALTRADEEHEIEAVGAELRKDMPQFKNL; this comes from the coding sequence ATGGTTCAGAAGTACTATGACGCAGACGCCGATCTCTCGTACCTCAAAGGGAAGAAGATCGCCGTCATCGGCTACGGCTCACAGGGCCGGGGCCAGGCATTGAACCTCCGCGACAGCGGGCTTGATGTCATCATCGGGCTCCGCCCCGGAAAGAGCTGGGATGAAGCAAAAAAGGATAATTTCGAGGTATTTTCGGTTTCAGATGCCGTGAAGATCGCCGACCTTGTCCAGATTCTCCTCCCTGATGAGGCGCAGGGTCCCGTCTTCCGCTCGGAGATCGGTCCGTTCCTCCGTGATGGTGCATCCCTTGTCTTTTCCCATGGGTTCAACATCCACTACGGCCAGATTGTTCCGCCCGAGGGTGTGGACGTCTTCATGGTCGCTCCAAAAGGGCCCGGTTTCATGGTCAGACGAACCTATACCGAGGGCAATGGTGTTCCGGCCCTCATCGCTGTCTATCAGGATGTCTCAGGCAATGCCCGGAATCTTGCCCTGGCATATGCAAAGGGGATCGGATCAGCCCGCGCGATGATACTTGAGACGACCTTCCGCGAAGAGACCGAGACCGACCTCTTCGGAGAGCAGGCCGTTCTCTGCGGCGGTATCACCTCGCTCATCAGGGAAGGGTATGAAACCCTCGTTGATGCAGGCTACAGCCCTGAGATGGCATATCTTGAGGTGCTCCATGAAACAAAACTCATCGTTGACCTCATCTACGAAGGCGGCTTCACGAAGATGCGCCGGTATATCAGCAACACCGCCCAGTATGGCGACCTGACCCGTGGCCCCCGTGTCATCGGTCCTGAGAGCAGGATGGCGATGGAGGAGATCCTCTGCGAGATCCAGAATGGAACCTTTGCCAAGGAGTGGATCCTCGAGAACATGGTCAACCGCCCCGTCTTTAACGCGCTCACCCGTGCCGACGAAGAGCACGAGATTGAGGCTGTTGGTGCCGAACTCCGGAAAGATATGCCACAATTTAAGAATTTATAA
- the mptA gene encoding GTP cyclohydrolase MptA: MELSDIQSTIPDIRINLSRVGVRNVRKLIEVARAGKRPAIFISNFDIFVDLPGSLKGANLSRNFEVIDDVMDKAIGGEVKEIEEVCSTVARKLLDRHEYAERTEVRMKSEFMVKRETPVTGTQCHEVVTVHARAIAQRTSREPIIRKSIGAEVTGMTACPCAQNIMKDHAMIVLESLGVDAEKMGRFFDEVPMATHNQRGKGFLCIETDDDQHVPLEDVINVLKESMSGKIYELLKRGDESYVVMEAHKNPRFVEDCVREMAKKVVSTFGHLPGDAYVTIKQTNEESIHQHDAYAERHATLAELYSELNGE; the protein is encoded by the coding sequence ATGGAACTGTCAGATATTCAGTCCACTATCCCCGATATCCGGATCAATCTGAGCCGGGTGGGCGTACGTAATGTAAGAAAACTGATTGAAGTTGCACGGGCTGGAAAGCGGCCGGCAATCTTTATATCAAATTTTGATATCTTCGTCGATCTCCCGGGCTCCCTTAAAGGTGCAAACCTTTCGAGGAACTTCGAGGTCATCGATGATGTCATGGATAAGGCAATCGGTGGAGAAGTTAAGGAGATCGAGGAGGTCTGCAGCACTGTTGCACGGAAACTCCTCGACCGGCATGAGTATGCCGAGCGAACCGAGGTCCGGATGAAGAGCGAGTTCATGGTGAAGAGGGAGACTCCGGTTACCGGAACCCAGTGCCATGAAGTCGTGACGGTCCATGCCAGGGCTATCGCCCAGCGGACGAGCAGGGAGCCGATCATCAGAAAGAGCATCGGTGCAGAGGTAACCGGTATGACTGCCTGCCCATGTGCCCAGAATATCATGAAGGATCATGCCATGATCGTCCTTGAGAGCCTGGGTGTTGATGCAGAGAAGATGGGCAGATTCTTCGATGAAGTACCCATGGCAACCCATAACCAGCGTGGAAAAGGGTTCCTCTGCATCGAGACAGACGATGATCAGCACGTCCCTCTGGAGGATGTCATTAACGTCCTCAAGGAGTCGATGAGTGGGAAGATTTATGAGCTCCTCAAGCGGGGTGACGAGAGTTACGTTGTAATGGAAGCACATAAAAACCCACGATTCGTCGAGGACTGTGTCAGGGAGATGGCAAAGAAGGTCGTATCAACATTCGGCCACCTCCCTGGGGATGCCTACGTGACGATTAAACAGACGAATGAAGAGAGTATTCATCAGCATGATGCCTATGCAGAACGTCATGCCACCCTTGCCGAGCTCTATTCAGAGCTGAATGGCGAGTAA
- the frhA gene encoding coenzyme F420 hydrogenase subunit alpha encodes MSKVVEVSPTTRHEGHSKLVLKVNDDGIIERGDWISITPVRGVEKLAIGKTMEQVPKIASRVCGICPIAHTLAAIESMEASIGCEIPEDAYLLRLILQCANRLHSHALHEILALPDMYLPGTDTKINPFSPEEPVRSVAKRIQTLRMVGQTVGEIVGGEAVHPSNPRVGGMYTNITPRARAKINDLAKMALPLAREQMEFMIAIYRNFQKRDWTEVGGKEIPIPKDLGYHNQGYMAVDPVYGSSSLDENPTWFPERWTEVRPWDWYMGEQEITLEDPSYPVGGTTKAGTKAWPQMEACTGVPLYDGQPVEVGPRARLVQYKNYDEKGTIGQHIAREMELMDAVYKMIEAADALNCSGAVVPDVIPQGDGSIGWAANEAPRGCDTHLAKVRNGKVEWFSMLVPTTWNFPTCSRALEGAPWQLGEMIVRGYDPCVSCATHMIVIDEDNRLVAEKLLE; translated from the coding sequence TTGTCGAAAGTAGTAGAAGTTTCCCCAACCACAAGGCATGAAGGCCACTCCAAGCTCGTGTTGAAAGTCAATGATGACGGCATCATCGAGCGCGGAGACTGGATCTCCATTACCCCTGTCAGGGGTGTTGAAAAGCTTGCCATCGGCAAGACGATGGAGCAGGTCCCAAAGATCGCATCCCGTGTCTGTGGTATCTGTCCGATTGCCCACACCCTCGCTGCAATAGAGTCGATGGAGGCATCAATCGGATGTGAGATCCCAGAGGATGCATATCTTCTCAGGCTGATTCTCCAGTGTGCAAACAGGCTCCACAGCCATGCACTGCATGAAATCCTGGCATTACCTGATATGTATCTTCCAGGAACAGACACAAAGATCAACCCCTTCTCCCCAGAGGAGCCGGTCAGAAGCGTTGCAAAGCGTATCCAGACCCTCCGAATGGTCGGCCAGACGGTCGGTGAGATCGTCGGAGGCGAAGCGGTTCACCCATCAAACCCCCGTGTCGGCGGTATGTACACTAACATCACCCCACGGGCAAGGGCAAAGATCAATGATCTTGCAAAGATGGCGCTACCGCTTGCACGCGAGCAGATGGAGTTCATGATTGCAATCTACCGGAACTTCCAGAAGCGCGACTGGACAGAGGTCGGTGGAAAAGAGATCCCGATACCAAAGGATCTTGGATACCACAACCAGGGATACATGGCAGTAGACCCTGTCTACGGTAGCAGCTCACTTGATGAGAACCCGACCTGGTTCCCTGAGCGCTGGACTGAAGTCCGGCCATGGGACTGGTACATGGGTGAGCAAGAGATCACCCTCGAAGACCCATCATACCCGGTCGGCGGCACCACAAAGGCAGGTACAAAGGCCTGGCCGCAGATGGAGGCCTGCACCGGTGTTCCACTCTATGACGGCCAGCCCGTCGAGGTCGGTCCCCGTGCACGTCTGGTTCAGTACAAGAACTATGACGAGAAGGGAACAATAGGCCAGCATATTGCACGTGAGATGGAACTCATGGATGCTGTCTACAAGATGATTGAGGCAGCAGACGCACTGAACTGCTCAGGTGCGGTCGTTCCGGACGTAATCCCACAGGGTGACGGATCAATCGGATGGGCTGCAAACGAAGCCCCACGAGGCTGTGACACGCACCTGGCAAAGGTCAGGAACGGCAAGGTTGAATGGTTCTCGATGCTCGTTCCGACGACCTGGAACTTCCCGACCTGCAGCCGGGCTCTTGAAGGAGCACCCTGGCAGCTAGGCGAGATGATCGTCCGTGGCTACGACCCCTGTGTCTCCTGTGCGACCCATATGATCGTCATAGATGAGGACAATAGGCTCGTAGCAGAGAAGCTCCTCGAGTGA
- the frhD gene encoding coenzyme F420-reducing hydrogenase, FrhD protein, which translates to MDELYPEIVIAGCGNMLFGDDGFGPEVVERLKAYELPDNVKAVDVGLGGPHFCFTMLDNGVTKKLIIIDIVDFGAEPGTLTKLRAEDLPPGSYRDAHSWDLTEPLTRLKDTIDIMVIGCQPKNVPSADFELSISKEVEEAIPRTIQVVLKEIGVENGNS; encoded by the coding sequence ATGGATGAGCTGTACCCCGAGATAGTCATCGCCGGCTGTGGCAACATGCTCTTTGGCGATGACGGCTTCGGTCCTGAGGTTGTGGAGCGGTTGAAGGCATATGAACTGCCCGACAATGTAAAAGCAGTCGATGTCGGCCTTGGCGGCCCTCACTTCTGCTTTACGATGCTCGACAACGGAGTCACAAAGAAGCTGATAATCATCGATATCGTCGACTTCGGCGCAGAACCCGGAACGCTCACAAAGCTCCGGGCTGAGGACCTGCCACCCGGCAGTTACCGTGATGCCCATTCATGGGATCTCACTGAACCACTCACACGCCTGAAGGATACCATTGATATCATGGTCATCGGGTGCCAGCCAAAGAATGTACCTTCAGCCGACTTTGAACTCAGTATTTCAAAGGAGGTCGAGGAAGCTATACCCCGGACGATTCAGGTTGTATTGAAGGAGATAGGGGTGGAAAATGGGAATTCTTGA